From Longimicrobium sp., one genomic window encodes:
- a CDS encoding ABC transporter C-terminal domain-containing protein: protein STTERDRSQLRQARRDVESAEQRVARAEARVAELTTAMEDPALYTQPDGVARAAELGRQLEAARATLDEALAEWTRAEERVEALVAASA from the coding sequence CGTCCACCACGGAGCGGGACCGCTCGCAGCTGCGCCAGGCGCGGCGCGACGTCGAGAGCGCGGAGCAGCGGGTGGCCCGGGCCGAGGCGCGCGTCGCCGAGCTGACGACGGCGATGGAGGACCCGGCGCTCTACACGCAGCCGGACGGCGTGGCGCGCGCGGCCGAGCTGGGACGGCAGCTGGAGGCGGCGCGCGCCACGCTGGACGAGGCGCTGGCCGAGTGGACGCGTGCCGAGGAGCGCGTGGAGGCGCTGGTGGCGGCGTCCGCGTAG